From Paenibacillus graminis, a single genomic window includes:
- a CDS encoding stage II sporulation protein P — protein sequence MNKKWFQLWNIGRLRSKLLDVLSLGRTMLLLAGGSLVFFMLLGAGGLAGQKLNSSPIPSMKGLAASLSSGFFMELLGMEVPHLPKSDEPSAFSGPNVTSFVFRMLTSVDPGDPKSLLSREVPGLAADDPFLLRLGSGGAKDAPADYHPGTDELAGGNPEANVTGDGTGGESGTSGTEPAHGDGVDEPGGGENEMQPEPTAAPDAAGSNGSSTPGSSREDSVKRILIYHSHPREAYNPLLGVESDNPSSAVPSKNVMLVGSYIAKRLEQRGIGTVHAQQDYATTVPDYNWNFSYKYSRMTVKAAMSANQEMTEMIDIHRDSQRHGKTTAVINGKSYAQVYFILGHANKNWKKNEAFANKIHQLLEKSYPGVSRGIWGKSSGNGNNGEYNQTLSPNSVLIEVGGIDNSEDELKRTADILADAIADVYWNSHDAEKAAAPDSGVDTVKQSN from the coding sequence ATGAACAAAAAATGGTTTCAGCTATGGAATATCGGCCGGCTGCGGAGCAAGCTGCTGGATGTTCTGTCGCTGGGGAGAACGATGCTGCTGCTGGCCGGAGGTTCACTTGTATTTTTTATGCTGCTTGGAGCCGGCGGATTGGCCGGACAGAAGCTGAACTCTTCGCCCATTCCCTCAATGAAAGGTTTGGCGGCTTCCTTATCAAGCGGTTTTTTTATGGAGCTGCTGGGCATGGAGGTTCCGCATCTGCCGAAAAGTGATGAACCGTCTGCATTTTCAGGCCCTAACGTAACGTCCTTCGTCTTTCGGATGCTGACCAGTGTGGACCCGGGGGACCCCAAGAGCCTGCTCTCCCGCGAGGTTCCGGGGCTGGCCGCGGATGATCCTTTTCTGCTGCGGCTGGGGTCGGGCGGTGCCAAAGATGCTCCTGCGGACTATCATCCGGGAACGGATGAACTGGCTGGCGGGAATCCTGAGGCTAATGTTACCGGTGATGGGACGGGTGGGGAGTCGGGGACAAGCGGAACAGAACCGGCACACGGAGATGGAGTGGACGAGCCTGGAGGAGGAGAGAACGAAATGCAGCCTGAACCTACAGCAGCACCGGACGCGGCAGGCAGTAACGGCAGTTCTACACCCGGCAGCAGCCGGGAGGATTCGGTCAAACGGATTTTAATCTATCATTCCCACCCCCGCGAGGCCTATAATCCGCTGCTGGGCGTAGAGAGTGACAACCCAAGTTCAGCGGTTCCTTCCAAAAATGTAATGCTGGTAGGCTCATATATTGCCAAAAGACTGGAGCAGCGCGGAATTGGGACGGTTCATGCGCAACAGGATTACGCTACGACCGTGCCGGATTATAATTGGAACTTTTCTTATAAATATTCGCGAATGACTGTCAAGGCAGCGATGAGCGCCAATCAGGAGATGACTGAAATGATTGATATTCACCGTGATTCACAGCGGCATGGCAAAACTACTGCCGTCATTAACGGGAAAAGTTATGCCCAGGTGTATTTTATCCTCGGCCATGCGAATAAAAACTGGAAGAAGAATGAGGCGTTCGCCAATAAAATACATCAGCTGCTGGAAAAAAGCTATCCCGGAGTTTCCCGCGGCATTTGGGGGAAATCTTCCGGCAACGGCAACAATGGAGAGTACAATCAGACTCTTTCCCCTAACAGTGTATTAATTGAAGTAGGCGGAATCGATAATTCAGAGGATGAGCTGAAACGGACAGCGGATATCTTGGCCGATGCCATTGCCGATGTCTACTGGAACAGCCATGATGCGGAAAAAGCGGCTGCGCCTGACTCTGGTGTAGACACTGTAAAGCAGAGTAACTGA
- the gpr gene encoding GPR endopeptidase, whose product MELDLQLYSVRTDLALEAKEMAQGPQKTPIPGVNEEVEEADGIKVTRLAVANNAGSQAIGRAIGNYVTLEVPALRGGDTGLQQKVSVVFAREFEHFMDRIGIDRNSSVLIVGLGNWNVTPDSLGPLVVENSLITRQFYELVPDQVSPGYRNVSAIAPGVLGLTGIESSEVVQGIIDRTKPDVIIAIDALASRSLERINTTIQIADIGIHPGSGIGNKRRGLTKEILGIPCIAIGVPTVCYASTIVNNVLEMMSRHFGQAGAGATQTKEIMGMLDDISEHERLSLVKEVLEPLGHDLIVTPKEIDEFIEEIANIVASGLNAALHEAVDPGNVGAYTH is encoded by the coding sequence ATGGAACTGGATCTTCAGCTGTATTCGGTACGCACAGATTTGGCGCTGGAAGCAAAGGAAATGGCTCAGGGACCGCAAAAAACGCCGATTCCCGGTGTGAACGAAGAGGTGGAAGAGGCGGATGGCATTAAGGTTACCCGTCTTGCCGTGGCTAATAATGCGGGTTCTCAGGCCATTGGGCGTGCGATCGGAAATTACGTAACCCTGGAGGTTCCCGCGCTTCGCGGCGGTGATACCGGACTGCAGCAGAAGGTATCCGTGGTGTTTGCCCGTGAATTTGAGCATTTCATGGACCGAATCGGCATTGACCGCAACTCTTCTGTTCTGATAGTTGGTCTAGGCAACTGGAACGTGACTCCCGATTCACTGGGGCCGCTCGTTGTGGAGAATTCGCTGATTACCCGCCAGTTCTACGAGTTGGTTCCTGATCAGGTCTCCCCGGGCTACCGCAATGTAAGTGCGATTGCTCCGGGCGTGCTGGGTCTCACCGGTATTGAATCCAGTGAAGTGGTTCAGGGGATCATTGACCGTACCAAACCGGATGTGATTATTGCCATAGATGCACTGGCATCCCGCTCACTGGAACGGATCAATACGACGATTCAAATCGCTGACATCGGCATCCATCCCGGATCAGGAATTGGCAATAAACGCCGGGGATTGACTAAAGAGATACTGGGCATTCCCTGCATCGCTATCGGTGTTCCTACCGTCTGCTATGCTTCAACCATTGTGAACAACGTCCTGGAGATGATGAGCAGGCATTTTGGGCAGGCTGGAGCCGGGGCCACCCAAACCAAAGAAATTATGGGCATGCTGGACGACATCTCTGAGCACGAACGGCTGTCGCTGGTCAAAGAGGTGCTGGAGCCGCTCGGACATGATCTCATTGTGACGCCCAAGGAAATTGATGAGTTTATTGAAGAAATTGCCAACATCGTAGCCAGCGGACTGAATGCTGCACTGCATGAGGCTGTTGATCCGGGCAATGTAGGGGCGTACACCCACTGA
- the rpsT gene encoding 30S ribosomal protein S20, which yields MPNIKSAVKRVKTTEKRRALNASQKSALRTAVKTADVALTGTEVETAQAAFQAASKKLDKAVTKGLVHKNAAARKKSRLAKKLNALKAEA from the coding sequence ATGCCAAATATCAAATCCGCGGTAAAACGCGTCAAGACGACCGAAAAACGCCGTGCACTGAACGCTTCCCAGAAATCCGCGCTTCGTACAGCTGTGAAAACTGCTGATGTAGCTCTGACTGGTACAGAAGTGGAAACTGCTCAGGCTGCTTTCCAAGCTGCTTCCAAAAAGCTGGACAAGGCTGTAACCAAAGGCCTGGTTCATAAAAATGCGGCTGCCCGCAAAAAATCCCGCTTGGCGAAGAAATTGAACGCTCTTAAGGCGGAAGCCTAA